Proteins encoded by one window of Phytohabitans houttuyneae:
- a CDS encoding glycoside hydrolase family 3 protein — translation MRTRPRARARTALLGVAALAASLVSAQPATAQPVATKPAGALYLDARQPVERRVDDLLRRMTLEEKIGQMTQAERAAVAEDPAFVAEWHLGSVLSGGGSVPTPNTPEAWVQMVNEFQEQALSTRLGIPMIYGIDAVHGHGNVYGATVFPHNIGLGATRNPDLLKKIGKATADEVLATGIPWNFAPCICVSRDERWGRTYESFSEDPALVASLETVIDGMQGRRLGDGVLATVKHYAGDGDTRYDQAVADANVGKPWYEQKYPIDQGVTVTSRGHFNSVDLAPYVVALGKHDVASVMPSFSSVDWTEDGVGNPTKMHAHRDLITGTLKGRLGFDGFVISDWEGIHQIVDPADPTNGALTAYKVRLGVNSGIDMFMEPNTAKQFEDLLLAEVAAGGVKKSRIDDAVRRILRVKFQLGLFENPYASDDRAGDVGSAKHRAIARQAVAESQVLLKNTDGVLPLRKNAKVYVAGRNADDIGNQAGGWTISWQGNSGDNIPGTTILEGIREVAPRATVTFSADASAPTAGSDVGVVVVGETPYAEGYGDVGGPECGWCTVPQQEEKSLRLQPGDRAVVDKVCSAIDKCVVLVVSGRPQVLTDQVAQIDALVASWLPGSEGAGVADVLFGRRPFTGRLSMTWPASEAQVPINVGDADYRPLFPYGWGLRTDHPRSTLDKARDAAQRAVLAGRARPDWATLIADADHALASGDEGRAHWLLRRVPR, via the coding sequence ATGCGAACACGTCCACGGGCCCGCGCGCGCACCGCACTCCTGGGGGTGGCCGCGCTGGCCGCGTCCCTGGTGTCGGCGCAGCCCGCGACCGCCCAGCCGGTGGCGACCAAGCCCGCCGGCGCGCTGTACCTCGACGCTCGGCAGCCGGTCGAGCGGCGCGTCGACGACCTGCTGCGGCGGATGACGCTCGAGGAGAAGATCGGCCAGATGACCCAGGCGGAGCGGGCCGCGGTCGCCGAAGACCCCGCGTTCGTCGCCGAGTGGCACCTCGGCTCGGTGCTGTCCGGCGGTGGCTCGGTGCCCACGCCGAACACGCCCGAGGCGTGGGTACAGATGGTCAACGAGTTTCAGGAGCAGGCACTCAGCACGCGCCTCGGCATCCCGATGATCTACGGGATCGACGCGGTGCACGGGCACGGCAACGTGTACGGCGCCACCGTGTTCCCGCACAACATCGGCCTCGGCGCGACCCGCAACCCCGACCTCCTCAAGAAGATCGGCAAGGCCACCGCCGACGAGGTGCTCGCCACCGGCATCCCGTGGAACTTCGCGCCGTGCATCTGCGTGTCGCGGGACGAGCGGTGGGGCCGCACCTACGAGAGCTTCAGCGAGGACCCGGCGCTGGTCGCGTCGCTGGAGACCGTGATCGACGGGATGCAGGGCCGGCGCCTCGGCGACGGCGTGCTCGCCACCGTCAAGCACTACGCCGGGGACGGTGACACCCGCTACGACCAGGCCGTGGCCGACGCCAACGTGGGCAAGCCGTGGTACGAGCAGAAGTACCCGATCGACCAGGGCGTGACCGTCACCAGCCGCGGCCACTTCAACAGCGTCGACCTCGCGCCGTACGTGGTCGCGCTGGGCAAGCACGACGTGGCCAGCGTCATGCCCTCCTTCTCCAGCGTCGACTGGACCGAGGACGGCGTGGGCAACCCGACGAAGATGCACGCGCACCGGGACCTCATCACCGGCACGCTCAAGGGCCGGCTCGGGTTCGACGGCTTCGTCATCTCCGACTGGGAGGGCATCCACCAGATCGTGGACCCGGCCGACCCGACCAACGGCGCGCTGACCGCGTACAAGGTGCGGCTCGGCGTCAACTCCGGCATCGACATGTTCATGGAGCCCAACACCGCGAAGCAGTTCGAGGACCTGCTGCTGGCCGAGGTGGCCGCCGGCGGCGTGAAGAAGTCGCGGATCGACGATGCCGTACGTCGCATCCTGCGCGTCAAGTTCCAGCTCGGTCTCTTCGAAAACCCGTACGCGTCCGACGACCGCGCCGGCGACGTCGGCAGCGCCAAGCACCGCGCGATCGCCCGGCAGGCCGTAGCCGAGTCGCAGGTGCTGCTGAAGAACACCGACGGCGTGCTGCCGCTCCGCAAGAACGCCAAGGTGTACGTGGCCGGCCGCAACGCCGACGACATCGGCAACCAGGCCGGCGGCTGGACGATCAGCTGGCAGGGCAACTCCGGCGACAACATCCCGGGCACCACGATCCTCGAGGGCATCCGCGAGGTGGCGCCCCGGGCCACGGTCACGTTCAGCGCCGACGCGTCGGCACCGACGGCCGGCTCGGACGTCGGCGTCGTGGTGGTCGGCGAGACGCCGTACGCCGAGGGCTACGGCGACGTCGGCGGACCCGAGTGCGGCTGGTGCACGGTGCCGCAGCAGGAGGAGAAGTCGCTGCGCCTGCAGCCCGGCGACCGCGCGGTCGTCGACAAGGTCTGCTCGGCGATCGACAAGTGTGTGGTGCTGGTGGTCTCCGGCCGCCCGCAGGTGCTCACCGACCAGGTCGCACAGATCGACGCGCTGGTGGCGTCCTGGCTGCCGGGCAGCGAGGGCGCCGGCGTCGCGGACGTGCTCTTCGGCCGGCGACCGTTCACCGGCCGCCTGTCGATGACCTGGCCGGCCAGCGAGGCGCAGGTGCCGATCAACGTGGGCGACGCCGACTACCGGCCGCTGTTCCCGTACGGCTGGGGCCTGCGCACCGACCACCCGCGCTCCACTCTGGACAAGGCCCGCGACGCCGCGCAGAGAGCGGTGCTGGCGGGGCGGGCGCGGCCGGACTGGGCCACGCTCATCGCCGACGCGGACCACGCGCTGGCCAGCGGTGACGAGGGCCGGGCGCACTGGCTCCTGCGCCGCGTTCCACGCTGA